The genomic stretch GCCTCGTGCCGTTTACCAGTACGACAAGTATCTACAATCCTTCAGTGATCAGTACCAAGCACAGAAATATGCGAATCTATGGGACCATGCACTGATCGTCGATACCCTGACAGGCGAAGTAGAAAAAATTAATTGGTAGTGAAAAAAGGGGCCAGTCACCTGTCACCTTACAGACAAATTCCCAAACATCACAAGACCGCCGGGACGCCCTCTGCTTAACATCTATTTTCAAAAATTACTTATTGGTGCTCTTCGTTGTGTTGTCCGTTATTTCCTGGGAGACCACTCAATACATTGTTTTTTCATAGCCTTCAAACATGAAAAAGAACCCTCAACTCTTCAAAGGGTTCTTTTTCATGATTTTTCTTCGACCTTTCTCTCCAAAAACCTCCTTCTTCATTTGTTAAATTACTGTTCTAACATCCACAATCTTCACACCCACCCGAAATAGTTTTTAGCTAGATCCCCACAATCGTAAGACAGTTACAACCAATTGGCCTCCTCCGACATTACCTCCACCCATTCATTCTCAACTTCCCTAACTCACTAACACTAAAATCACCCCTGAAGCGCACCACCTCTTAACAAGAAACGGGCAACCACATTTGGTTGCCCCAGAAGTAATGCGAGCGGTTCTTGTTGCTTGAGCAACCACTTGAAACACGCTCGAAAATCGATTTTTACGGCAACACTACGGAACTTGAAAGATTGCCACTGCGAATTTCCATTTGCATATCACATCGAGACGCAACCTCTGGATCGTGTGTCGCGATCACGATTGTCAAATTCTCTTCTTTCTTGAGTTCACATAATAGGTCAATGATCGAATCTCGCGTCTGACTGTCAAGGTTCCCCGTCGGTTCATCGCACAACAAAATCTTTGGAGAATTGATGAGGGAACGGGCAATCGCAACTCGTTGCTGTTCACCACCCGATAATTCTGATGGTAGATGATGCAGCCGCTCTGCCAATCCGACACGTTCGAGCAATTCTTTTGCAACAGCCTCCACTTGGGAAGCGCGTTTGAGAGGAATTTGCGGCACACACACATTATCCAGCGAACTAAATTGCGGAAGGAGATGGAAATGTTGAAAAACGTAGCCCACCAGATTCCTCCGCAACTCCTCTTGATTCGTACCAACTGCGGACAAGTCTTGACCGTTAAGACGAATCGTCCCAGAAGTAGGTACATCTACAAGCCCCATCAGATGCAATAATGTTGTCTTACCAGAACCTGAAGGGCCAAGCAGCGCGACCATCTGCCCTTCTTCGACTGCAAAACGAATACCTGATAAAACAGAAATTGTTTTCTCGCCACTTGAATACGTTTTCGTAAGATTCTCGACCTCGATCATCGTCTTTTTCATTTGGTTGCCCTCCCCTATACAAGTTCCGAAGTGAATTTGTTGATCACTCGTGAAGAGACAAACAGTAAGAAAGCGATCCCTACTAGGAGCACTCCGCCTTGTGTGTATAACGGCACTGGAAATTGATCATAAAACAACAGGAAGGTAAGCCATGCGATACCGATCGAAGCAACAATCCCCATTCCTAAAAGGAAAAATAACTCCCCAAGTATCAGAGTGGAAACATGCTGTTTGCCCCAGCCGACGATCCTCAGAATAAACACTTCTTGTTTGCGTTTCCACAAGAGCGAACGGGTGGCCTCCCAAACTCCGTAGCAAGTCATCAACAAAGTTGCGCTCACCACCACCCACTGGTACGCATTGGACGCCGCATTAACTTCCATACCTAGGAAGGTCGTACCGATCTGATTCTGTTCAGCAAGGGTCAAATTAAGAGTAAACATGGCGACCGCTCCAGAACTCACGATCAGGGCGATTGTCCACACATTATAAGGTAGCTGACTCAGCATATTCCCCAAAATCATCGTCAACATCGACCGTGGCTTGATGCTGTTTTTCGTGAGTCCCCCTTCTTGCCCCAGACGAGTACCACGATGGAGCAACCGCGAAACCAAGATCCACGCAGTCAGCAATTGCAACAACACCATCAAGAACTGAATCAAGATCGTAGATCCCCAGTATTCCTCGCTCCCAAACCACGTGTTAAAGAAAATCGATGTCACACATGCCAAAACACAGGAAATTCCAACTTTCATACACCATTCCAGCATGACCAATTTACGGATTTCTTGCTTCTTCCATCCAACCATGCGCAACAGTTGAAACTCCCGTTCCCGCACCAAAAACTGAGTCTGTGTGTGAACCACCGTGTACACGACGACAATAACGAAAAGCGCCGCCGTTATCCAAATAGAAAGCTGGTTCACAGCTTGTACGAGCAAGGTCGCAACGCCTAACGTGGTCCAAGTTTCCTCCACTTCTCCAACTGCTGGATAGTCGCTGACTTCGGGAACATCGACCACTACAGGTTGTTTTGACGCACCTGCAACAATATCGGTATGTAGACCTGTGAGTTGCTGGATCGCTTTCGAAATTTGGATAATCTTAGATTCAGCAACCGCGTCGTACTTTTGAATGCCTTCCACACGAACACGAATTGCATCGATCGGTTTTTCACCTTTCAGGAAGGCGGCCGCTTCAAGATTGGTCAGCGCTGCTGCCGGAACAGGCAAAAATGTGTTCGGAGATGTACCAGA from Tumebacillus algifaecis encodes the following:
- a CDS encoding ABC transporter ATP-binding protein, with protein sequence MKKTMIEVENLTKTYSSGEKTISVLSGIRFAVEEGQMVALLGPSGSGKTTLLHLMGLVDVPTSGTIRLNGQDLSAVGTNQEELRRNLVGYVFQHFHLLPQFSSLDNVCVPQIPLKRASQVEAVAKELLERVGLAERLHHLPSELSGGEQQRVAIARSLINSPKILLCDEPTGNLDSQTRDSIIDLLCELKKEENLTIVIATHDPEVASRCDMQMEIRSGNLSSSVVLP